CGGCAAGGAGATCGGCCAGGAGGTCGACGGAAGCGCCGTCGGCCTCGACGGCTACACGCTCGAGATCACCGGTGGCTCGGACAACGCGGGCCGCCCCCACAACGAGACGGTCGCGGGCTCCCGGCTCCAGGAAGTCCTGATGAACGAGCGCCAGACGGGTTACAAGCCCGGCCGTGATGGCGAACGGCGCCGAATCACCGCTCGTGGACGCGAGATGTCCGCCGAGACCGCCCAGATCAACGCGACGATCACCGAGCGCGGCTCCGAGAGCGTCGAGAGCCTGCTGGGCCTCGAGTCCGACGAGGACGGAGACGACGAGTAATCCTTCCGCGCTTCTATGACCGATCGAATTTCGAGTGACAACCCGAGCGTCGAGACGGTTCGAGCGACGCTGGCGGAGACCGCCACCGGCGTTCGCATCGAGATCCCCGGCGACGAGATGGGACATTTTCCCGACGAGGCGGGCGAGGTCGTCCGATTCGTCCTGGACGGAACCGAGCGATTTGGCCGGGTCGATCGCGGCCTGACCGGCGACGAACTGGTCGTCCCCGGTCTCTACGAGACGCCGGACCAGGCGCGAGATCCGCGCGACGGCGTCGACGCCCTGCCCGACTGGATCGACGACCACGGCGCTCGCCGCGGCGGGTCGGTCCTGCTCGACGTCGTCGAACCCGACTTCCTCTACGGCGTTCGCGCCCCTGGCGAGAGCGCTGTCTACGACGCCCACGAACCGCCGTCGACGAGCCTCCAGGACATCGCGAAGGGGCTCGAGGACCAGTAGCGCCGTTGGGTGAGCGTGGTGGTGGATCGAGCGTAGCGACGGCTGGAAGAACGCGACGGCTGGACGAACGCGGCCGCAGTAACGAGTTCGACGATTCCAGACCATTTCGAACCGAAACTCCCTTGTAGCTCGCTGACTAACCGGTTAGTTAGTGACCGACGAGAGCGCCCGCGACGAAATTATGACGGCGACCTACGAGGCTCTGTGCAAACACGGCTACACGGAACTCACCACACAGGCCATCGCCGACCAGACGGACAAGAGCAAGTCCCTGCTGTTCTATCACTACGACTCCAAGGACGACATCGTCTCGGCATTTTTCGACTTCCTGCTCGAGCACTTCGACGAGCGCCTCGCGGCCAGCCAGGAGGTATCCCCGGTCGACCGTCTGGCCGCACTCGTCGACTGGTTCCTCTACGACCCCGACGACGACGAGCGCGCATCCTTTCACACGGCGATGCTCGAATTACGCGCCCAGGCGCCGTACAACGAGCGGTTCCAGGCACACCTCCGGCGCAGCGACGACGCGCTCCGTGCAGCGTTCGAGGGAATCCTCCAGGACGGCCTCGAGGCCGGCGTCTTTCGCGACCACGACCCCGCGGAGACGGCGACGGTGCTGATCGCCGCCCTCGACGGCGCGCGCATCCGGCAGCTGACGATGGACCGGGACGCCTATCTCGAAGAGGTGCGGTCAGGCGTTGCCAACGTCGTCGTCGCGGACCTGCTCGTCGAGGGCGAATCCTTCCCCGAGCGAGGGGCCGTCTCGCTCGAGGCCGCGGACGCGGACACGGCGGCCGGTGACGACCCCGAATGAGCCGAAAACGCGACCGATCGGTCAACGTCACGGACGGCGACCTGTTCAAGCCCCTCCTCGTGCTGTCGGCCCCCATCGTCTTCTCCCAACTTCTGCAAGTGGGCTACAACCTCGCAGACACCTTCTGGGTCGGTCACCTCGGGAGCGACGCCGTCGCCGCACTCTCCTATTCCTGGGCTATCGTCTTCCTGATGGTGAGCATCGGGGGTGGCCTCACCGCCGCGGGAACCGTCCTGGTCTCTCAGTACAAGGGCGCGGAGGACTTCCGGAAATCTCACCACGTCGCTGGACAGACCCTCTCGTTCGTGACCGTCGTCGCCTTCGTCTTCGGCGCGCTCGGCTTCGCGCTCTCGCCCTGGCTGATCCAGCTGGTGGGCGCCGAACCGGGCACCGCCGCTTACACCTACGCGGTCAACTACACCCGGATCATCTTCGTCAGCGTCGGTTTCATGTTCTGGTTCTTCATCTTCGACGCCCTCTCGCGAGGCTGGGGCGACACCCGGACGCCGATGTACCTGATGGCGCTCAGCGTGACGATGAACGTCGTCCTGGACCCCATCCTCATCCTGGGATTCGTCGACAACCCGATCTTCGCCTGGATCGGCGCGACTGGTCTCGAGTCGACGCTCTACGCACAGACCGGTTTCACCGGCTTCGGCGTCGAGGGAGCCGCGGTGGCGACGGTCTTCTCTCGCGGCGTCGCCGCCCTCGTCGGCCTCTACCTGCTCTTCAGCGGACGGGTCGGGCTCGAGCCGACCCTCGCGGACCTGCGCCTCGAACTGCCGACGGTGAAGAAGATCCTCGAGATCGGTGGGCCCATCGCGACCGAGCAGGGCTTTCGCTCCTCGGGGATCGCCCTGCTGACCGCGCTGGTGGCAATCGCCGGAACCGACGCGGTCGCGGCCTACGGGATCGCTAACCGGCTCTCCTCGCTGCTCTTCTTGCCGGCGCTCGGGCTGGCCCGCGGCACGGAAGCCGTCGTCGGGCAGAACCTCGGCGCCGAGCAGGTGGGCCGGGCCTGGAAGGCCGTCAAGCTGAGTTCCGTCGTCGTCGTCGGAATCTTCGTCGCCGTCGTCGCGGTCGCCTACCCGCTGGCCGAACCGATTACCGCCGTCTTCATCCAGGGCGAGGGGAGCGAGCAGGTCGTCACCTACGGCGCCGCGTTCATCCTGATCGCGGGGCCCTCCTACATCTTCATGGGCGTCTTCCAGGTGCTGCTGGGTGGCCTCCGGGGCAGTGGCAGCACCCGCGCGGCGATGTTCCTCTCGATTCAGGAACTCTGGATGTATCGCATCCCCATCTCGGCGATCGCCATCCTCCACTTCGGGCTGGGCATCTACGGCGTCTGGTACGCCATCGCCCTCTCGTACGTCCTATCGGCCATCGTCACCGCCGTCTGGTTCCTGCGCGGGACCTGGACCGACAACGTCGTGACCGAGGACGTCGCGTCGGCACCCGCCGGTGATTGAGATGACCGGGTCGAATCCCTTCGTAGACGACGGTAATGGCGACGGTGACGATGACGGCAACGGTGCCGAACCCGTGCGAGGGACGGGGCTCACCCCGCCCGTCCGGACGCTCTCACTGCGTGCCTGTCCACGTCCGGACGACTCGTTTCCGGTCGCCCTCTGTCGGACCGTCGCGACGACCGTCGACGCCGACTCGAGCGTCGCGGCCGAGGCGCCAGCGCTCGAGCCCCTGGCCAGCGCACTGATCGCCCTCGAGGGGTACGTCCGGTTGCGACGCGCGACGCTATCGGAGAGAACCGACGACCGCGAGACGGCGCTACTGGCGAGCGATTACCTGTTCGCTCGCGCCCACGGCGCGGTCGGGACGGCCCCGCTCGACGCCGAGCGAGCGCTCGCGAGCGTTCGTGCGTTCACTGCCGCCTCGAGCGAGTTACCTGCGGCGATCGGTCGTAGCGAGAGAGCGGGCGACGAGGAGGTGGAAACGGAATCGGAATCAAAATTAAAATCAGAATCGGAATCGGCATCGGAACCGGAACCCGAACCGACTGTCGAAACAGGCCCACTAGCCGTCCTCGCCGGCTGTGGCTGCGTCCTGGGCGCCATCGTCGGTGACCGATCCGACGCGGCCGACCCGCTTCGAGCGTACGGGCGCCAACTCGGAACCCTCCTGGACGCCGTCCCGGGCGGGTCGCTCGACGAAATCGCGAGCCCACCCGAACGCCTCGCTCGAGACCACCGAAAGACGGTCCGCCAGGCGATGATTCGTGGTCTCCAGGGCGAAGTGATCACTGGTTCGCTCCCCGACGACCCCCGTCTTCGGACAGCGCTCGTCCCACGGCTCGAGGCGGCGATGACCGC
This region of Natronosalvus halobius genomic DNA includes:
- a CDS encoding MATE family efflux transporter, yielding MSRKRDRSVNVTDGDLFKPLLVLSAPIVFSQLLQVGYNLADTFWVGHLGSDAVAALSYSWAIVFLMVSIGGGLTAAGTVLVSQYKGAEDFRKSHHVAGQTLSFVTVVAFVFGALGFALSPWLIQLVGAEPGTAAYTYAVNYTRIIFVSVGFMFWFFIFDALSRGWGDTRTPMYLMALSVTMNVVLDPILILGFVDNPIFAWIGATGLESTLYAQTGFTGFGVEGAAVATVFSRGVAALVGLYLLFSGRVGLEPTLADLRLELPTVKKILEIGGPIATEQGFRSSGIALLTALVAIAGTDAVAAYGIANRLSSLLFLPALGLARGTEAVVGQNLGAEQVGRAWKAVKLSSVVVVGIFVAVVAVAYPLAEPITAVFIQGEGSEQVVTYGAAFILIAGPSYIFMGVFQVLLGGLRGSGSTRAAMFLSIQELWMYRIPISAIAILHFGLGIYGVWYAIALSYVLSAIVTAVWFLRGTWTDNVVTEDVASAPAGD
- a CDS encoding 30S ribosomal protein S6e, whose translation is MASFTVVVGDPESGLAHQLEAEGQDANRFIGKEIGQEVDGSAVGLDGYTLEITGGSDNAGRPHNETVAGSRLQEVLMNERQTGYKPGRDGERRRITARGREMSAETAQINATITERGSESVESLLGLESDEDGDDE
- a CDS encoding DUF7112 family protein codes for the protein MTDRISSDNPSVETVRATLAETATGVRIEIPGDEMGHFPDEAGEVVRFVLDGTERFGRVDRGLTGDELVVPGLYETPDQARDPRDGVDALPDWIDDHGARRGGSVLLDVVEPDFLYGVRAPGESAVYDAHEPPSTSLQDIAKGLEDQ
- a CDS encoding TetR/AcrR family transcriptional regulator; translated protein: MTDESARDEIMTATYEALCKHGYTELTTQAIADQTDKSKSLLFYHYDSKDDIVSAFFDFLLEHFDERLAASQEVSPVDRLAALVDWFLYDPDDDERASFHTAMLELRAQAPYNERFQAHLRRSDDALRAAFEGILQDGLEAGVFRDHDPAETATVLIAALDGARIRQLTMDRDAYLEEVRSGVANVVVADLLVEGESFPERGAVSLEAADADTAAGDDPE